One Hippoglossus hippoglossus isolate fHipHip1 chromosome 13, fHipHip1.pri, whole genome shotgun sequence genomic window carries:
- the LOC117772898 gene encoding sodium/potassium-transporting ATPase subunit beta-233-like, producing the protein MSGNGYGDDGWRSFLWNSEKKEFLRRTGSSWCKILLFYVVFLGCFAGIFIGTIQALLLTLSDYKPTYQDRVATPGLSHTPRSVKFEIAFNMSDEASYKKYIDSVATFLKQYEEEQQITLMKFEDCGDSPQTYKDRGRLESDAGQRKACRFRKTWLGSCSGDSDPTFGFKEGKPCLIVKLNRIVDFSPRVPSNNQSLPEALRGKLMPNLIPIHCKNKREEDADKIGEIKYFGLGEGFPLQYYPYYGKLLHPQYLQPLVAIQFANIALDQELRIECKAYGANVDYSEKDRYQGRFNVKIKISS; encoded by the coding sequence ATGTCGGGAAATGGATACGGCGACGACGGCTGGAGGAGTTTTCTTTGGAATTCAGAGAAGAAGGAGTTTCTGAGACGAACGGGCTCCAGCTGGTGTAAGATCCTCTTGTTTTACGTGGTATTCCTCGGATGCTTTGCTGGAATTTTTATCGGGACCATTCAGGCTCTGCTGCTCACGTTAAGTGACTACAAACCCACCTATCAGGACAGAGTTGCTACCCCAGGTCTGTCACACACCCCGCGCTCAGTGAAATTTGAAATTGCTTTCAATATGTCTGATGAGGCCTCATATAAGAAGTACATCGACAGCGTGGCGACTTTCCTCAAACAGTACGAGGAGGAACAACAGATTACGCTGATGAAATTTGAAGACTGTGGAGACTCTCCTCAGACGTACAAGGACCGTGGACGTCTGGAGAGTGACGCCGGACAGAGGAAAGCCTGTCGCTTCCGCAAGACCTGGCTCGGCAGCTGCTCAGGGGACAGCGATCCCACTTTCGGCTTCAAGGAGGGAAAGCCCTGCCTTATTGTCAAGCTCAACAGGATAGTCGACTTCAGTCCAAGAGTTCCCTCGAACAATCAGTCACTCCCAGAGGCTCTTCGGGGCAAACTAATGCCCAACCTCATCCCTATTCACTGCAAGAATAAGAGAGAAGAGGATGCAGACAAGATTGGAGAGATCAAGTACTTTGGCTTAGGTGAAGGCTTTCCTCTCCAGTACTACCCGTACTACGGCAAACTGCTGCATCCTCAGTACCTGCAGCCTCTGGTGGCCATCCAGTTTGCCAACATCGCTCTGGACCAGGAGCTCCGCATCGAGTGCAAAGCATACGGAGCAAACGTCGACTACAGCGAGAAAGACCGCTACCAAGGACGTTTCAATGTTAAGATCAAAATCAGCTCGTGA